In the Suncus etruscus isolate mSunEtr1 chromosome 20, mSunEtr1.pri.cur, whole genome shotgun sequence genome, one interval contains:
- the RPSA gene encoding 40S ribosomal protein SA isoform X2, whose protein sequence is MSGALDVLQMKEEDVLKFLAAGTHLGGTNLDFQMEQYIYKRKSDGIYIINLKRTWEKLLLAARAIVAIENPADVSVISSRNTGQRAVLKFAAATGATPIAGRFTPGTFTNQIQAAFREPRLLVVTDPRADHQPLTEASYVNLPTIALCNTDSPLRYVDIAIPCNNKGAHSVGLMWWMLAREVLRMRGTISREHPWEVMPDLYFYRDPEEIEKEEQAAAEKAVTKEEFQGEWTAPAPEFTATQPEVADWSEGVQVPSVPIQQFPTDWSAQPATEDWSAAPTAQATEWVGTTTEWS, encoded by the exons ATGTCCGGAGCCCTCGATGTCCTGCAAATGAAGGAGGAGGATGTCCTCAAATTCCTTGCCGCGGGTACCCACTTAGGTGGCACTAATCTGGACTTCCAGATGGAACAGTACATCTACAAAAGGAAAAGTGATG GCATCTACATCATCAATTTGAAGAGAACCTGGGAGAAGCTTCTGCTGGCAGCTCGTGCCATTGTTGCCATTGAAAACCCAGCAGATGTCAGTGTGATCTCTTCCAGGAATACTGGCCAG AGAGCTGTGCTGAAGTTTGCTGCTGCCACTGGAGCTACTCCGATCGCTGGGCGCTTCACGCCTGGAACTTTCACTAACCAAATCCAGGCAGCTTTCCGGGAGCCGAGACTTTTGGTGGTTACTGATCCTAGGGCTGACCACCAGCCCCTCACAGAGGCATCGTACGTTAATTTGCCTACGATTGCTCTGTGCAACACAGACTCTCCTCTGCGCTATGTGGACATTGCCATCCCTTGCAACAACAAG GGAGCTCACTCCGTGGGTCTCATGTGGTGGATGCTGGCGCGGGAAGTTCTGCGAATGCGAGGCACCATCTCCCGGGAACACCCGTGGGAGGTCATGCCTGATCTCTACTTCTACAGAGATCCTGAGGAG ATTGAAAAAGAAGAGCAGGCTGCTGCTGAGAAGGCTGTGACCAAGGAGGAATTCCAGGGCGAATGGACTGCCCCAGCTCCTGAATTCACTGCTACTCAGCCTGAGGTTGCAGACTGGTCTGAAGGGGTGCAGGTGCCCTCCGTGCCGATTCAGCAGTTCCCTACCG ATTGGAGCGCTCAGCCCGCCACAGAAGATTGGTCCGCAGCTCCTACTGCTCAGGCCACTGAATGGGTCGGAACCACCACGGAATGGTCTTAA
- the RPSA gene encoding 40S ribosomal protein SA isoform X1 yields MSGALDVLQMKEEDVLKFLAAGTHLGGTNLDFQMEQYIYKRKSDGIYIINLKRTWEKLLLAARAIVAIENPADVSVISSRNTGQRAVLKFAAATGATPIAGRFTPGTFTNQIQAAFREPRLLVVTDPRADHQPLTEASYVNLPTIALCNTDSPLRYVDIAIPCNNKGAHSVGLMWWMLAREVLRMRGTISREHPWEVMPDLYFYRDPEEIEKEEQAAAEKAVTKEEFQGEWTAPAPEFTATQPEVADWSEGVQVPSVPIQQFPTEDWSAQPATEDWSAAPTAQATEWVGTTTEWS; encoded by the exons ATGTCCGGAGCCCTCGATGTCCTGCAAATGAAGGAGGAGGATGTCCTCAAATTCCTTGCCGCGGGTACCCACTTAGGTGGCACTAATCTGGACTTCCAGATGGAACAGTACATCTACAAAAGGAAAAGTGATG GCATCTACATCATCAATTTGAAGAGAACCTGGGAGAAGCTTCTGCTGGCAGCTCGTGCCATTGTTGCCATTGAAAACCCAGCAGATGTCAGTGTGATCTCTTCCAGGAATACTGGCCAG AGAGCTGTGCTGAAGTTTGCTGCTGCCACTGGAGCTACTCCGATCGCTGGGCGCTTCACGCCTGGAACTTTCACTAACCAAATCCAGGCAGCTTTCCGGGAGCCGAGACTTTTGGTGGTTACTGATCCTAGGGCTGACCACCAGCCCCTCACAGAGGCATCGTACGTTAATTTGCCTACGATTGCTCTGTGCAACACAGACTCTCCTCTGCGCTATGTGGACATTGCCATCCCTTGCAACAACAAG GGAGCTCACTCCGTGGGTCTCATGTGGTGGATGCTGGCGCGGGAAGTTCTGCGAATGCGAGGCACCATCTCCCGGGAACACCCGTGGGAGGTCATGCCTGATCTCTACTTCTACAGAGATCCTGAGGAG ATTGAAAAAGAAGAGCAGGCTGCTGCTGAGAAGGCTGTGACCAAGGAGGAATTCCAGGGCGAATGGACTGCCCCAGCTCCTGAATTCACTGCTACTCAGCCTGAGGTTGCAGACTGGTCTGAAGGGGTGCAGGTGCCCTCCGTGCCGATTCAGCAGTTCCCTACCG AAGATTGGAGCGCTCAGCCCGCCACAGAAGATTGGTCCGCAGCTCCTACTGCTCAGGCCACTGAATGGGTCGGAACCACCACGGAATGGTCTTAA